In the genome of Abyssalbus ytuae, the window AGAGAGAAGGCTTGAATTAGCATTTGAACATGACAGGTGGTTTGATTTAACAAGAACAGGACAGGCTAAAGAAGCTATGGCAGCCGATGGTAAAACTTTCATAGAAAATAAACATGAATTGTTTCCTATTCCTAACGACCAGTTAATTCAAACCCCTGATATGTTACAAAATGAGGGATGGTAAGAAATAAAAATTAAATTGAATGCGAAATATTATCATCTCTATATCAATAAAATTGGCTGTTGCACTCTTATTTACAGGGTGCAATAGCCATAAATCTACCAAAAAAGAATCGGAAGTAAACAATTCGGAAAAAGACCTTGTGCAAATTCCTGACAGTACATTGTTGGACTCGGTTCAGAAACAAACCTTTAATTATTTCTGGGAAGGGGCAGAACCTAATTCCGGTATGGCACGGGAACGTATCCATATGGACAATATTTACCCGTTAAACGATCAAAGTGTAGTAACTACCGGAGGCACTGGTTTTGGCCTAATGGCAATATTGGTGGGAATTGAAAGAGGTTTCATAACCAGGGAACAGGCGGTTGAGCGATATGAAAAGATTGTTACTTTTTTAGAAAATGCCAATCGTTTTCATGGTGCATGGCCTCATTGGATTGATGGTAAAACAGGTAAAGTACAACCCTTCAGTGCAAAAGATGATGGAGGAGATTTAGTTGAAACTGCTTTTTTAATTCAGGGACTGTTAACTGTAAAAGAATATTTTAAAAATGGTAACCAGAAGGAAAAAGAATTAACAGGCAGAATTCAAAAATTATGGGAAGAAGTCGAATGGAATTGGTATACCAGGGGAGGAAAAGATGTACTTTACTGGCATTGGAGTCCTAACCATGATTGGGATATGAATTTTGCAGTAAGAGGATATAATGAATGTCTTATTATGTACGTTCTTGCAGCCGCTTCCCCAACTCATTCTGTTAATAACGAAGTATATAATACAGGATGGGCAAGAAACGGCCAGATTGTAAGTGACAGAGAATTCTATGATCTGGAAACAATAGTAGATCATTATGAAACTGCCGATTCCCCGGTAGGCCCGCTTTTTTGGGCACATTATTCATATTTAGGATTAAGTCCTAAAAATTTATCCGACAAATATGCAAATTATTGGGAATTGAACCGGAATCATGCACTTATTCATTATAAACATGCGGTTTCAAACCCGGCAGGATACAAAGGATATAGTAGTAAGAGCTGGGGGTTAACTTCCAGTTATTCGATGAAAGGTTATGCAGGACATCGTCCCGACAGAGATCTTGGGGTTATTTCTCCCACCGCTGCTTTATCATCAATGCCATACACCCCCAAGGAAAGTATGAGATTTTTAAGGTTTATGTATGAAGAACAAGATAGCCTTATCGGAAAATATGGGCCTTATGATGCTTTTAGTTTTGAACACAATTGGTATTTGCCTAGATACCTTGCCATCGATCAAGGCCCTATTCCGGTAATGATTG includes:
- a CDS encoding glucoamylase family protein, which produces MRNIIISISIKLAVALLFTGCNSHKSTKKESEVNNSEKDLVQIPDSTLLDSVQKQTFNYFWEGAEPNSGMARERIHMDNIYPLNDQSVVTTGGTGFGLMAILVGIERGFITREQAVERYEKIVTFLENANRFHGAWPHWIDGKTGKVQPFSAKDDGGDLVETAFLIQGLLTVKEYFKNGNQKEKELTGRIQKLWEEVEWNWYTRGGKDVLYWHWSPNHDWDMNFAVRGYNECLIMYVLAAASPTHSVNNEVYNTGWARNGQIVSDREFYDLETIVDHYETADSPVGPLFWAHYSYLGLSPKNLSDKYANYWELNRNHALIHYKHAVSNPAGYKGYSSKSWGLTSSYSMKGYAGHRPDRDLGVISPTAALSSMPYTPKESMRFLRFMYEEQDSLIGKYGPYDAFSFEHNWYLPRYLAIDQGPIPVMIENYRSGLLWNLFMNNTDIQNGLKKLGFKTPYLHDDE